A genomic region of Prevotella scopos JCM 17725 contains the following coding sequences:
- a CDS encoding TonB-dependent receptor, whose amino-acid sequence MVKRLLTFVLLLTSAVTMLAQNRTVTGTLYDAELKEKVPFAVVQLLKQDSSYVVGATSDEAGSFKVTAPTNGRFILKASYVGYKTIFQNITIANEQDVSVGQLEFQVDSHTLKEVKVTASAPKVVVKADTFQYNASAYRVPEGSTIEALVKRLPGAEVSSDGTIKINGKEVKKILVDGKEFMVGDTKTAMKNLPTSIVQTIKSYDQKSDLTRVTGIDDGNESTVLDFGIKAGMNKGLFSNIDLGIGTKGRYSEKAMGAFFNSKFRMMGFASANNVNDMGFGGGPRGGFGGVRQGLNATKMVGLNMNYDNGTTLQWDGSVRWNHSNGDLNSRVSSENFVAQQGSFANRLAQEYTRTNSWDGRFRLEWRPDSVWNIMFRPNFRLSKNDGQVVSSSASYNADPYETVDDPLSTTSIAQLKALGLMVNTQRNMTISYGNTTALGAMLQVNRKLSSNGRNVTLRVDGNYSDSDSKTFSTQDIQYFQLRDALGNDSTYRAYRYNLMPTKSWDYALQATYSEPIARKTYLQFSYQFKYGFSKSDRDTYDLSAMPSGTFGSLQPAYRSWDNYLGLLTNPLASYLDNNLSRYSEYRTYTHDMQVMMRMIRDKWKMNVGVMFQPQHSTYMQDYLSVHVDTTRTVFNWSPTFDFRYKFSEQSNLRINYKGSITQPTMSQLLSIVDNTDPQNIAVGNPGLKPAFTNNFRLFYNTFKQSHSQALMTFANFSTTRNAIGNSVTYDATTGARTVQPVNVNGNWDADAGLMYNTSIDSAGVWNLHTFTRANFNRYVSYLQLNRTSNLEKNITKSLTFGERLAASYRTSWLELELDGSVDYTNTKNNLQSVNNLRTWQFAYGGTLSLNLPWNMSISTDLHQNSRRGYNDAALNTDELLWNAQISQSMLKSNALTFSLQFYDILHQQSNLSRVINSMSRTDTEYNSINSYIMLRATYRLNLFGGKNAMSKPKDGPDFDRNGPGMAPRPDGKKGFGGGRPLGPPPSGGGF is encoded by the coding sequence ATGGTAAAAAGACTGTTGACATTTGTTCTTTTGCTGACCAGTGCTGTTACAATGCTGGCACAGAACAGAACCGTTACGGGAACGCTCTATGATGCAGAACTAAAGGAGAAAGTGCCATTTGCTGTTGTTCAGCTGTTGAAGCAGGACAGTAGCTATGTTGTTGGCGCAACGTCAGATGAAGCGGGAAGCTTTAAGGTTACCGCTCCTACAAACGGCCGATTTATTTTGAAAGCATCATATGTTGGTTACAAGACTATTTTTCAAAACATCACGATTGCCAATGAGCAAGACGTCTCAGTAGGTCAGTTAGAATTCCAAGTGGATTCTCATACACTGAAAGAGGTAAAAGTTACGGCAAGTGCGCCGAAAGTTGTCGTGAAGGCAGACACCTTTCAGTATAATGCTTCGGCTTATCGCGTGCCAGAAGGTTCAACCATTGAAGCCCTTGTGAAGCGATTGCCTGGTGCGGAAGTGTCAAGCGACGGAACGATAAAAATCAATGGTAAGGAAGTTAAGAAGATTCTTGTTGATGGAAAAGAATTCATGGTGGGCGATACCAAGACTGCTATGAAGAATCTCCCAACGTCAATCGTGCAGACCATCAAGTCTTACGACCAGAAGAGCGACTTGACGCGTGTGACGGGTATAGATGATGGCAACGAGTCAACCGTACTCGACTTTGGCATCAAGGCGGGAATGAACAAGGGTTTATTCTCAAACATTGACTTGGGTATCGGAACAAAGGGCCGCTACTCTGAGAAGGCAATGGGTGCCTTCTTCAATAGTAAATTCCGCATGATGGGCTTTGCCTCAGCCAATAATGTCAACGACATGGGCTTCGGTGGTGGTCCACGTGGTGGCTTCGGTGGCGTACGACAGGGTTTGAACGCAACGAAGATGGTAGGTTTGAACATGAATTATGACAACGGGACAACGTTGCAATGGGATGGTAGTGTGCGTTGGAACCACTCTAATGGCGACTTGAACTCACGCGTGTCAAGCGAAAACTTCGTAGCACAACAGGGTTCGTTTGCAAATCGACTGGCACAAGAATACACGAGGACAAACTCTTGGGATGGTCGTTTCCGCTTAGAGTGGCGTCCTGACTCGGTGTGGAATATCATGTTCCGTCCGAACTTCAGACTTTCAAAGAACGATGGACAAGTCGTTAGTTCATCTGCTTCCTATAACGCTGACCCTTACGAAACTGTTGACGACCCTTTGTCAACAACCTCTATCGCACAGCTGAAAGCATTAGGGTTAATGGTGAATACACAACGTAACATGACCATCAGCTATGGCAACACCACTGCTTTGGGTGCTATGTTACAGGTAAATCGCAAGCTCTCCAGCAACGGACGAAATGTTACCTTACGTGTAGATGGCAACTATAGCGACTCCGATTCAAAGACATTCTCAACACAAGACATTCAGTATTTCCAATTACGGGATGCACTCGGGAACGACTCTACTTATAGGGCTTATCGTTACAACCTCATGCCAACAAAGAGCTGGGACTATGCTTTGCAGGCAACTTACAGCGAACCGATTGCTCGCAAAACTTATCTGCAATTCAGCTATCAGTTTAAGTATGGCTTCTCAAAGAGCGATCGTGACACCTACGACCTCTCTGCAATGCCATCAGGAACCTTCGGTAGTCTGCAACCAGCTTACCGCTCATGGGATAACTACCTCGGGTTGTTGACAAATCCTTTGGCAAGTTACCTCGATAATAACTTGAGTCGTTACTCTGAGTATCGCACTTATACACACGACATGCAGGTAATGATGCGAATGATTCGTGACAAGTGGAAGATGAACGTGGGTGTAATGTTCCAACCACAGCACTCTACCTATATGCAGGATTATCTCAGTGTTCATGTTGACACGACACGTACTGTCTTCAACTGGAGTCCTACCTTCGACTTCCGCTATAAGTTTAGCGAACAAAGCAATCTGCGTATCAATTATAAGGGTTCGATAACTCAGCCTACGATGAGTCAGTTGCTAAGTATTGTCGATAACACTGACCCACAGAACATCGCAGTTGGTAACCCAGGTCTGAAGCCGGCCTTCACCAATAACTTCCGTTTGTTCTATAATACCTTTAAGCAGAGTCACTCACAAGCATTGATGACTTTTGCAAACTTCTCAACGACACGAAATGCTATCGGCAATAGTGTGACCTACGACGCTACTACCGGCGCACGTACCGTACAACCAGTGAATGTGAATGGTAACTGGGATGCCGATGCAGGATTGATGTACAATACAAGTATCGACTCAGCCGGTGTGTGGAACCTCCATACTTTCACCCGTGCAAACTTCAACCGCTATGTCAGCTATCTGCAACTAAACAGAACAAGCAACTTAGAGAAGAATATAACAAAGTCATTGACCTTTGGAGAACGACTTGCTGCCAGCTATCGTACTTCTTGGTTAGAGCTCGAGTTGGATGGTTCTGTTGACTACACAAACACAAAAAACAACCTGCAGAGTGTTAACAACCTGCGTACTTGGCAGTTTGCATACGGTGGAACACTGAGTCTTAACCTTCCTTGGAACATGAGTATCTCCACGGACCTTCACCAGAACAGCCGTCGTGGATATAATGATGCCGCTCTGAATACGGACGAACTACTTTGGAATGCGCAAATCTCACAGAGTATGTTGAAGAGTAACGCACTGACATTCAGTTTGCAGTTCTATGACATCTTACATCAACAGAGCAATCTCTCACGTGTCATCAACTCAATGAGTCGTACAGACACAGAATACAATAGCATCAACAGCTATATTATGCTGCGTGCCACTTATCGCCTGAATCTCTTTGGTGGTAAGAATGCTATGTCAAAGCCAAAGGATGGTCCTGACTTCGACCGCAATGGGCCTGGAATGGCTCCACGTCCAGATGGAAAGAAAGGCTTTGGCGGTGGACGTCCTTTAGGTCCTCCACCATCAGGCGGTGGATTCTAA